From Hyphomicrobiales bacterium, one genomic window encodes:
- a CDS encoding cupin domain-containing protein has product MEFYTDERCYIVEIHNRNDDEACSIARARVAPGVTTQLHALRAIDERYVIIDGKGSVEIDGGSPTPVRPLDVVAIVAGRSQRITNTGDTDLLFLCICTPRFDTSRYVNMESPTDQG; this is encoded by the coding sequence ATGGAGTTCTACACCGACGAGCGTTGCTACATCGTCGAGATTCACAACCGCAACGACGATGAAGCCTGTTCGATCGCGCGCGCCCGCGTCGCACCCGGCGTGACTACACAGTTACACGCGTTGCGGGCTATAGACGAGCGGTATGTGATTATCGATGGCAAAGGAAGTGTTGAGATCGATGGGGGATCTCCGACACCTGTGCGGCCGCTCGACGTGGTCGCCATCGTCGCAGGAAGGTCGCAGAGAATCACCAACACTGGAGATACTGATCTCCTCTTTTTGTGCATTTGCACACCACGTTTCGACACAAGCAGGTACGTGAATATGGAAAGTCCTACGGACCAAGGTTAA
- a CDS encoding DUF5706 domain-containing protein, which yields MMERVDYLFKQYENILDWYKQAESKSTLLHTINGLLVGAVNGLVFVGADKVKAVRAFHTDLMWGLLLFVAVCVICSYLCMLRAVWARHRGAEPSLSDKEKLWFFGHVGQMPAETYKQLLSPFNIDDIEATMLAQNHILSRNVAIKFDALNWAISLTITALVVFFVLGVVYTSAVFIELR from the coding sequence ATGATGGAGCGCGTCGACTACTTATTTAAGCAGTACGAAAACATCTTGGACTGGTACAAGCAAGCCGAGTCCAAGAGCACTTTGCTGCACACGATTAACGGTCTGCTCGTTGGAGCAGTGAACGGTCTCGTGTTTGTGGGGGCGGACAAGGTTAAGGCAGTGAGAGCGTTCCACACCGACTTGATGTGGGGGCTACTCTTGTTCGTGGCTGTATGTGTGATTTGCTCGTATCTCTGCATGTTGCGGGCTGTCTGGGCGAGGCATCGTGGTGCAGAGCCAAGCCTGTCTGATAAAGAAAAACTCTGGTTTTTTGGGCACGTGGGCCAGATGCCGGCGGAGACATACAAACAACTACTGAGTCCCTTCAACATAGACGATATCGAAGCCACAATGTTGGCTCAGAATCATATTCTCTCGCGCAATGTTGCGATTAAATTCGATGCCCTAAATTGGGCGATTTCTCTCACGATTACAGCGCTCGTTGTGTTTTTTGTCTTGGGCGTTGTGTATACCTCAGCAGTGTTCATTGAACTGCGCTGA